A genome region from Aptenodytes patagonicus chromosome 26, bAptPat1.pri.cur, whole genome shotgun sequence includes the following:
- the LOC143171127 gene encoding uncharacterized protein LOC143171127, whose translation MIRSSGRESYFNLNSTWYDPSGSWLDTRRTPFCYGYNTCSSGCDSEGVEGMRGHNYRHYGYRQPVCSERCHGSAAADSCHGGGGSSCVRRPTYSYGSSGGCHSYGRSVCSERCHGSSGSCHGGGSSCVRRPTYSYGSSGGCHSYGRSVCSETCHGSGYQGGKPCYSKPTQCVPQCCPVQTCPCPVQQGCVPVAKCIPSQQQKQVCKVPARKIK comes from the coding sequence ATGATACGCTCTTCTGGAAGAGAATCATACTTCAACTTGAACTCAACCTGGTACGATCCCTCAGGGTCCTGGCTGGACACCCGGCGCACACCCTTCTGCTACGGCTATAACACCTGCTCCTCAGGGTGCGACAGCGAAGGCGTTGAAGGCATGAGAGGGCACAACTACCGTCATTACGGCTATCGGCAGCCAGTCTGCTCCGAGAGATGCCACGGCTCTGCTGCGGCTGATTCGTGCCACGGAGGCGGGGGCTCAAGCTGTGTCAGGAGGCCCACATACAGCTATGGGTCATCGGGGGGATGCCACAGCTACGGGAGGTCGGTCTGCTCCGAGAGATGCCACGGGTCCTCAGGTTCGTGCCACGGAGGTGGTTCGAGCTGTGTCAGGAGACCCACATACAGCTATGGGTCGTCGGGAGGATGCCACAGCTACGGGAGGTCGGTCTGCTCCGAGACGTGCCACGGATCAGGGTACCAGGGGGGGAAGCCATGCTACAGCAAGCCAACACAGTGCGTCCCGCAGTGCTGCCCAGTGCAGACCTGTCCCTGTCCAGTGCAGCAAGGCTGCGTGCCTGTGGCAAAGTGCATCCCAAGCCAGCAGCAAAAGCAGGTCTGCAAAGTGCCAGCCCGGAAGATAAAGTAG